In Pseudomonas sp. DNDY-54, a genomic segment contains:
- the thiL gene encoding thiamine-phosphate kinase — translation MGEFELIRHYFAAAACARVGGDVVLGIGDDCALLTVPVGEQLVVSTDTLVAGVHFPEPSDPYLLGQRALAVSTSDLAGMGATPIGFTLALTIPSVDSGWLAEFARGLDAMAAGCAMSLIGGDTTRGPLSMTLTVFGRVPVGEALLRSGAQPGDLLCVGGALGDAAGALPIVLGERDADTVEAATLLGRYWTPQPQLALGQALRGKATAALDISDGLLADCTHIATASSVSLAIEQSRVPLSDSLLRFAGAEQALQCGLGGGDDYLLAFTLPADALSTMQSEGWPVHIIGHVEAGEGVRLVDADGNSLNIAHRGYNHFTS, via the coding sequence ATGGGTGAGTTCGAGCTGATCCGCCACTACTTCGCCGCCGCCGCTTGTGCCAGGGTTGGCGGCGATGTCGTGTTGGGCATCGGTGATGATTGCGCCTTGCTGACCGTTCCGGTTGGCGAGCAGTTGGTGGTCTCCACCGACACGCTGGTCGCGGGAGTGCATTTCCCCGAGCCAAGCGATCCCTACCTGCTCGGTCAGCGTGCATTGGCTGTGTCGACCAGTGATCTTGCCGGTATGGGCGCTACGCCCATCGGCTTTACCTTGGCGCTGACGATTCCTTCCGTCGATTCCGGCTGGCTGGCCGAGTTTGCCCGTGGCCTCGATGCGATGGCGGCGGGCTGCGCCATGTCTCTGATCGGCGGCGACACTACGCGCGGCCCGCTGAGCATGACCCTGACGGTCTTCGGGCGCGTGCCTGTAGGCGAGGCGTTGTTGCGCAGCGGTGCGCAACCAGGTGATCTGCTCTGTGTCGGTGGAGCGCTGGGCGATGCGGCCGGGGCTTTACCGATCGTGCTTGGCGAGCGGGACGCGGACACCGTCGAGGCGGCAACGCTGCTAGGGCGCTACTGGACGCCGCAACCCCAACTCGCGCTCGGCCAGGCGCTGCGTGGCAAGGCAACCGCAGCCTTGGACATCTCCGATGGCTTGTTGGCCGATTGCACCCACATAGCTACTGCATCCTCTGTTTCGCTGGCAATCGAGCAATCCCGGGTGCCTCTGTCCGACTCGCTGCTGCGTTTCGCCGGGGCTGAACAGGCCCTGCAATGCGGCTTGGGGGGAGGGGATGACTACCTTCTGGCATTTACCTTACCGGCCGATGCGTTATCGACCATGCAATCCGAAGGATGGCCAGTTCACATAATTGGCCATGTAGAGGCGGGTGAGGGCGTTCGGCTGGTCGATGCCGATGGCAACTCTTTGAATATCGCTCATCGAGGCTACAACCACTTCACCAGCTGA
- the nusB gene encoding transcription antitermination factor NusB, producing MNHDDSQDAPQPKAKGKIATRRVARSLAMQALYQWHMAGQSLNEIEAQFRVDNDFSGVDGNYFHELLTGVARAKTEVDGAIVPHLDRPLDELDPVELAILRLSTYELMQRIDVPYRVVINEGIELAKVFGATDGHKFVNGVLDKLAPSLRSAEVSAHKR from the coding sequence CTGAATCACGACGACAGCCAGGATGCCCCACAGCCCAAGGCCAAGGGCAAGATCGCGACACGCCGTGTCGCGCGTAGCCTGGCCATGCAGGCCTTGTATCAGTGGCACATGGCAGGTCAGAGCCTGAACGAAATCGAGGCGCAGTTTCGCGTCGACAACGATTTCTCCGGCGTCGACGGCAACTACTTTCATGAGCTGTTGACCGGTGTGGCGCGTGCCAAAACTGAAGTAGATGGCGCCATCGTGCCGCATCTCGATCGCCCGCTGGACGAGCTCGACCCGGTAGAGCTGGCGATTCTACGCCTGTCTACCTACGAGCTGATGCAGCGGATCGATGTGCCTTATCGCGTTGTGATCAACGAAGGCATCGAGCTGGCCAAGGTGTTCGGTGCCACTGATGGGCACAAGTTCGTCAACGGCGTGCTAGACAAACTGGCACCCAGCCTGCGCAGTGCCGAGGTCAGCGCTCACAAGCGCTGA
- the ribE gene encoding 6,7-dimethyl-8-ribityllumazine synthase, which translates to MTLKTIEGTFIAPQGKFALVVGRFNSFVVESLVSGAVDALVRHGIPEDAITIIRAPGAFEIPLVAQKVAQQGEYDAIIALGAVIRGGTPHFEYVAGECTKGLSQVSMEFGVPVAFGVLTVDSIEQAIERSGTKAGNKGAEAALSALEMVSLLAQLEAK; encoded by the coding sequence ATGACACTGAAGACCATCGAAGGTACCTTCATCGCCCCGCAAGGCAAGTTCGCCCTGGTTGTTGGCCGCTTCAACAGCTTCGTTGTTGAAAGCCTGGTGAGCGGCGCCGTCGATGCGCTGGTGCGTCACGGTATTCCAGAAGATGCCATCACCATCATCCGCGCGCCGGGCGCCTTCGAAATTCCGCTGGTCGCGCAGAAAGTAGCGCAGCAAGGCGAATACGACGCCATCATCGCCCTCGGGGCGGTGATTCGTGGCGGCACACCGCATTTCGAATACGTTGCGGGTGAGTGCACCAAGGGCCTGTCGCAGGTCTCCATGGAATTCGGTGTGCCGGTCGCCTTTGGCGTGCTGACCGTCGATTCTATTGAGCAAGCGATCGAGCGTTCCGGCACCAAGGCCGGCAACAAGGGCGCCGAAGCCGCTCTTTCCGCCCTGGAAATGGTGAGTCTGCTGGCGCAGCTGGAGGCCAAGTGA
- the ribBA gene encoding bifunctional 3,4-dihydroxy-2-butanone-4-phosphate synthase/GTP cyclohydrolase II encodes MALNTAEELIEDIRAGKMVILMDDEDRENEGDIIVASECVTAEHINFMARFARGLICMPMTRERCETLQLPLMAPRNGSGFGTKFTVSIEAAVGVTTGISAADRARTVQAAVAKNAVAEDIVSPGHIFPLMAQPGGVLARAGHTEAACDLARMGGFEPSGVICEIMNDDGTMARRPELEVFAEQHRLKIGTIADLIHYRMIHERTVERVSEQPLETELGQFKLVTYRDGVEDTVHMALTRGEISPEEPTLVRVHNMEPLRDLLMVTVPGRWSLRAAMSEVAKAGSGVVLLLGNPLTGPQLLAQLNRQQSPSPATYSTVGAGSQILRDLGVRKMRLMSSPMKFNAISGFDLEVVEYLPAE; translated from the coding sequence ATGGCTCTGAATACCGCTGAAGAACTGATCGAAGACATCCGCGCCGGCAAGATGGTCATCCTCATGGATGACGAGGACCGCGAGAACGAGGGCGACATCATCGTCGCATCCGAATGCGTAACTGCCGAACACATCAATTTCATGGCCCGTTTCGCCCGCGGTCTGATCTGCATGCCGATGACCCGCGAACGCTGCGAAACCCTGCAGCTGCCGCTGATGGCCCCGCGCAACGGCTCTGGTTTCGGTACCAAATTCACCGTTTCCATCGAGGCGGCGGTGGGTGTGACGACCGGCATCTCGGCGGCCGACCGCGCCCGCACCGTGCAAGCTGCGGTGGCTAAAAATGCGGTGGCCGAAGATATCGTCAGTCCCGGTCATATCTTTCCGCTGATGGCTCAGCCTGGGGGCGTCCTAGCGCGCGCCGGGCACACCGAGGCGGCCTGCGATCTGGCGCGCATGGGCGGGTTCGAGCCGTCCGGTGTCATCTGCGAAATCATGAACGACGACGGCACCATGGCGCGCCGCCCGGAGCTTGAGGTGTTTGCAGAGCAGCACCGTCTGAAAATCGGCACCATTGCCGACCTGATCCACTACCGCATGATTCACGAGCGTACTGTCGAGCGGGTATCCGAGCAGCCGCTGGAGACCGAACTGGGCCAATTTAAGCTCGTCACCTACCGCGATGGCGTGGAAGACACCGTACACATGGCGCTGACCCGCGGTGAGATTTCCCCGGAAGAGCCCACGCTGGTGCGCGTGCACAACATGGAGCCGCTGCGCGACCTGTTAATGGTCACAGTGCCGGGTCGCTGGAGCCTGCGCGCCGCGATGAGCGAAGTGGCCAAAGCAGGCAGCGGCGTGGTCCTTCTGCTGGGCAACCCGCTGACGGGGCCGCAGTTATTGGCCCAGCTCAACCGCCAACAGTCGCCGAGCCCGGCCACCTACAGTACGGTCGGTGCCGGTTCGCAAATTCTTCGCGACCTCGGGGTGCGCAAGATGCGCCTGATGAGTTCGCCGATGAAGTTCAACGCGATATCCGGCTTTGACCTGGAAGTTGTAGAATACCTGCCCGCTGAGTAA